The proteins below come from a single Mya arenaria isolate MELC-2E11 chromosome 8, ASM2691426v1 genomic window:
- the LOC128245027 gene encoding LITAF domain-containing protein-like codes for MSDQPPPYAEKGTAPPPNENTPISVGAPPTTVYVQPQAFVVQHFREVPLRMRCMFCQADVVTSTYFENGTLTWLACFLIFLFFPLGCCLIPFCMEPMKDVVHRCPNCNQQVGRFNRM; via the exons ATGAGCGACCAACCCCCACCGTACGCGGAAAAGGGCACCGCCCCTCCCCCAA ACGAGAACACTCCGATATCCGTTGGCGCGCCCCCGACTACGGTTTACGTGCAGCCACAAGCGTTCGTCGTGCAGCACTTCCGGGAGGTTCCCCTGCGCATGCGCTGCATGTTTTGCCAGGCGGACGTGGTTACCTCCACCTATTTTGAGAACGGCACCCTCACCTGGCTCGCCTGCTTTCTGATATTCCTCTT TTTTCCACTAGGCTGCTGTCTGATTCCGTTCTGCATGGAACCCATGAAAGACGTAGTTCACAGGTGCCCCAACTGTAACCAACAGGTTGGAAGGTTCAACCGGATGTGA